The genomic DNA ATGGAGCGCACCCTCCCTCACACGGGCCGCGCCTGCGACAGCTCGGGCGGGGGTGGAAACTAATGCGTTTTCAAAGAACTGGATGGTCTGATGCTTGATACCGCCGAGAGCTACACCACCGAAGATGGCCGCACGATTGGCGGGGTCATGATGGAAATGAAGAACATCACCCTGCGCTTTGGCGGGGTGGTGGCGATCAAGGATATTTCCTTCGACATCCGCGAGGGCGAGATCCGCGCCATTATCGGGCCGAACGGGGCCGGAAAATCCAGCATGCTCAACGTGATAAGCGGGTTTTACAATCCGCAGGAGGGCGAGGTGTGGTTTCATGGCGCAAAGCGCCCCCCGATGAAGCCCTATGAGGTGGCGCGGCAGGGGATTGCCCGGACATTTCAAAACATCGCGCTCTTCGAGGGCATGTCGGTGCTCGACAACATCATGACGGGCCGCCTTGGCTTTATGAAATCGGGGATGCTGGCGCAGGCGATCTGGTGGGGGAAGGCCGAGAAGG from Oceanicola sp. D3 includes the following:
- a CDS encoding ABC transporter ATP-binding protein, with the protein product MLDTAESYTTEDGRTIGGVMMEMKNITLRFGGVVAIKDISFDIREGEIRAIIGPNGAGKSSMLNVISGFYNPQEGEVWFHGAKRPPMKPYEVARQGIARTFQNIALFEGMSVLDNIMTGRLGFMKSGMLAQAIWWGKAEKEEIENREAVEKIIDFLEIQNIRKTPVGRLPYGLKKRVELGRALAAEPKLLLLDEPMAGMNVEEKEDMSRFILDVNDEYGTTIALIEHDMGVVMDLSDRVVVMDYGKKIGDGTPDEVRNNQDVIDAYLGVAHD